In a genomic window of Streptomyces sp. BHT-5-2:
- a CDS encoding endo-beta-N-acetylglucosaminidase has product MSGGPRPLPRRRVLHAGAAGAAAALLGPPAAVSGAVAAAGAAAPLQPYAAYWFPDSLPDGTPADGVLWRSLASWTARTDRDLPFNAASVPLAGRFTPMPPNTTARAGRARISALVSFGPTSGQPSQGSATADVYTPTHWAYLDELVFWGGSAGEGLILAPTAPVVDAAHRNGVPVLGTVFLPPAAYGGQLRWTRDLVQRDAAGRHPLAAKLAAVARAYGFDGWFVNAETDGGDAALAADMRGFLRALRAAGARHGLRITWYDAMDRDGRVAWQGALDARNQEFFQDAAGSVADSVFLDFRWTARTLADSGRLAGRLGRDRYELWAGVDVESAGWGTAVDWDAIAPPGRDPVVSYGFYRPEWTLHHLPAGRTPGRFHAADDRFWSGAALDPSRPAGGGRGWRAPAEVVADRSTVTALPFATSFNTGHGLRWYEHGAVASDAPWNHLGLQDRLPPRRWTARSEGPRPEVCLDFADAWRGGSALLVHGALPSPAVLDLFPTRLPCGPGTVLELVHRADPGSGPVTVEVAVALRDAPAPGAPAPYVFLPAGTVRAADGWRTVTLRPGALGRGTVRALGVRLVGRGGRAVAWRLGALAVHEAAGKPAAPGGARVTEAATAGGATALRLTWRRAAGTIRQYVVHRQLPSGRQVFLGGTCGTAFFVPGLRRTGGEAAALLTVRAVDELFAHSAPVAVRYPW; this is encoded by the coding sequence ATGAGCGGCGGGCCCCGCCCGCTCCCCCGCCGCCGGGTGCTGCACGCGGGCGCGGCGGGGGCCGCGGCCGCCCTGCTCGGCCCGCCGGCCGCCGTATCGGGAGCCGTGGCCGCTGCCGGTGCCGCCGCGCCGCTCCAGCCGTACGCCGCGTACTGGTTCCCGGACTCGCTGCCCGACGGCACGCCCGCGGACGGGGTGCTCTGGCGCAGCCTGGCGTCCTGGACCGCGCGGACGGACCGCGATCTGCCGTTCAACGCCGCGTCGGTGCCGCTCGCCGGGCGGTTCACCCCGATGCCGCCGAACACCACGGCGCGCGCCGGCCGGGCCCGGATCAGTGCGCTGGTCTCCTTCGGCCCCACCTCCGGGCAGCCGTCGCAGGGCTCGGCCACCGCCGACGTCTACACCCCGACGCACTGGGCGTACCTCGACGAGCTGGTCTTCTGGGGCGGTTCGGCCGGCGAGGGGCTGATCCTCGCGCCCACCGCCCCGGTCGTCGACGCCGCGCACCGCAACGGCGTACCGGTGCTGGGCACCGTCTTCCTGCCGCCGGCGGCCTACGGCGGGCAGCTGCGCTGGACCCGGGACCTGGTGCAGCGGGACGCCGCCGGGCGTCATCCGCTCGCCGCGAAGCTGGCGGCGGTGGCCCGGGCGTACGGCTTCGACGGCTGGTTCGTCAACGCCGAGACCGACGGCGGGGACGCCGCGCTCGCCGCGGACATGCGCGGGTTCCTGCGCGCGCTGCGGGCCGCGGGCGCCCGGCACGGCCTGCGGATCACCTGGTACGACGCGATGGACCGGGACGGCAGGGTGGCCTGGCAGGGCGCGCTCGACGCGCGGAACCAGGAGTTCTTCCAGGACGCCGCCGGGTCGGTCGCGGACTCGGTGTTCCTGGACTTCCGGTGGACCGCGCGGACCCTCGCCGACTCGGGGCGGCTGGCGGGCCGACTGGGCCGCGACCGCTACGAGTTGTGGGCCGGTGTCGACGTGGAGTCGGCCGGGTGGGGCACCGCGGTGGACTGGGACGCGATCGCGCCGCCGGGCCGCGACCCCGTGGTGTCGTACGGCTTCTACCGGCCCGAGTGGACGCTGCACCACCTGCCCGCCGGGCGGACGCCGGGCCGCTTCCACGCGGCGGACGACCGGTTCTGGTCCGGTGCGGCACTCGATCCGTCCCGGCCGGCGGGCGGCGGCCGGGGGTGGCGGGCGCCCGCGGAGGTGGTCGCGGACCGTTCGACGGTCACCGCCCTGCCGTTCGCCACCTCCTTCAACACCGGCCACGGCCTGCGCTGGTACGAGCACGGCGCGGTCGCCTCCGACGCACCGTGGAACCACCTCGGGCTCCAGGACCGGCTGCCGCCCCGGCGCTGGACGGCCCGCAGCGAGGGCCCGCGCCCGGAGGTGTGCCTGGACTTCGCCGATGCCTGGCGCGGCGGCAGTGCACTGCTGGTGCACGGGGCGCTGCCCTCCCCCGCCGTGCTGGACCTGTTCCCCACCCGGCTGCCCTGCGGGCCGGGGACCGTGCTGGAGCTGGTGCACCGCGCCGATCCGGGCTCCGGCCCGGTGACCGTCGAGGTGGCCGTGGCACTGCGGGACGCCCCCGCGCCGGGTGCGCCCGCGCCCTACGTCTTTCTGCCCGCCGGCACCGTCCGGGCGGCGGACGGCTGGCGCACCGTCACCCTGCGGCCGGGCGCTCTCGGCCGGGGGACGGTGCGCGCGCTCGGCGTACGGCTGGTGGGCCGGGGCGGGCGCGCGGTGGCCTGGCGGCTGGGCGCGCTGGCGGTCCACGAGGCGGCCGGGAAGCCGGCGGCACCCGGCGGGGCGAGGGTCACCGAGGCCGCCACCGCGGGCGGCGCGACCGCGCTCCGGCTGACCTGGCGGCGCGCCGCAGGAACGATCCGCCAGTATGTGGTGCACCGTCAACTCCCCTCCGGCCGACAGGTGTTCCTCGGTGGCACCTGCGGCACCGCGTTCTTCGTCCCCGGGCTGCGCCGGACCGGCGGCGAGGCGGCGGCGCTGCTCACCGTCCGCGCCGTCGACGAGCTGTTCGCCCACTCCGCACCGGTGGCCGTGCGGTACCCGTGGTGA
- a CDS encoding glycosyl hydrolase, whose product MPVAHEPRRIRFGVNYTPGRGWFHHWLDFDLDAVRADLDAVAALGLDHVRVFPLWPLFQPNRTLIRPRAVEQLVQLADAAADRGLDVAVDGLQGHLSSFDFLPAWTRTWHRRNLFTDPEVLAGQEEYLRTLAAALADRPAFLGMTLGNEINQFADAPHPDPDRITGGQAAAWLERMLAACERGAPGRPHLHAGYDAAWYLDGHPFTPAHAARLGAMTAVHSWVFNGTAQRHGPAGAATEQHAAYLVELSKAWARDPHRPVWLQEVGAPAPHIPEDRAARFTTATVANALDCQGMWGVTWWCSCDVPRSLADFPELEYGLGLLTEDRAVKPVGRAFAESAAHWRGRPHRPPARTTALVVDAGDVEEAPHRSVCAPGGPVFEAWAELAAQGARPALVLAQLAADSGHLAARGITEVCTPEEVVRR is encoded by the coding sequence ATGCCCGTAGCCCACGAGCCGCGCCGGATCCGCTTCGGCGTCAACTACACGCCCGGTCGGGGGTGGTTCCACCACTGGCTGGACTTCGACCTGGACGCGGTGCGCGCGGACCTGGACGCCGTCGCCGCGCTCGGCCTGGACCACGTCCGGGTCTTCCCGCTGTGGCCGCTGTTCCAGCCCAACCGGACGCTGATCCGGCCGCGCGCCGTCGAGCAGCTGGTGCAGCTGGCCGACGCGGCGGCCGACCGCGGACTGGACGTCGCGGTGGACGGCCTCCAGGGCCATCTGTCCAGCTTCGACTTCCTGCCCGCCTGGACGCGGACCTGGCACCGCCGCAACCTCTTCACCGACCCCGAGGTCCTCGCCGGGCAGGAGGAGTACCTGCGGACACTGGCCGCCGCGCTCGCCGACCGGCCCGCCTTCCTGGGGATGACCCTCGGCAACGAGATCAACCAGTTCGCGGACGCCCCGCACCCCGACCCGGACCGGATCACCGGCGGGCAGGCGGCGGCCTGGCTGGAGCGGATGCTGGCCGCCTGCGAGCGGGGCGCGCCCGGCCGCCCGCATCTGCACGCCGGGTACGACGCCGCCTGGTACCTCGACGGCCATCCCTTCACCCCCGCGCACGCCGCCCGGCTGGGCGCCATGACGGCCGTGCACTCCTGGGTGTTCAACGGGACCGCGCAGCGCCACGGCCCGGCCGGTGCCGCCACCGAGCAGCACGCCGCGTACCTCGTGGAGCTGTCCAAGGCGTGGGCGCGGGACCCGCACCGCCCGGTGTGGCTCCAGGAGGTCGGTGCCCCCGCCCCGCACATCCCCGAGGACCGCGCGGCCCGCTTCACCACCGCCACCGTCGCCAACGCCCTTGACTGCCAGGGCATGTGGGGCGTCACGTGGTGGTGTTCCTGCGACGTGCCGCGGTCGCTCGCGGACTTCCCGGAGCTGGAGTACGGGCTGGGGCTGCTCACCGAGGACCGGGCGGTCAAGCCGGTGGGCCGGGCCTTCGCGGAGTCGGCGGCGCACTGGCGGGGCCGTCCGCACCGGCCGCCGGCCCGGACCACCGCGCTGGTCGTCGACGCCGGCGACGTCGAGGAGGCGCCGCACCGTTCGGTGTGCGCGCCGGGCGGCCCGGTCTTCGAAGCCTGGGCGGAACTGGCCGCGCAGGGCGCCCGGCCCGCCCTGGTGCTCGCCCAACTGGCCGCGGATTCCGGTCATTTGGCGGCGCGCGGGATCACCGAGGTGTGCACCCCCGAGGAGGTGGTGCGGCGATGA
- a CDS encoding carbohydrate ABC transporter permease: MTGARRRRRRRAGGSLVVRYLLLFVVLALTVGPFLWQLSTSLKGPGEDLYRFPPSLLPHRPTLGNYAAVARVIPVWDFALNSLRVAVANVLTNCAGAALAGYALARLRFRGRRVALVVFVMAMLVPVESIMIAQFMTMRQLRLNDTLLGVVLPGCIGAMNVLLMRNAFAALPYEVEEAAFVDGANAWQRFVRVALPSVRGTLAVVAVFAFMGAWDDFLWPLIVLSDQSKFTLTVGLNYLHGTFANDQRLVAAGSVIAVLPLIVLFAVLQRYFFRGVEEGAVKG, from the coding sequence GTGACGGGGGCACGGCGGCGGCGTCGGAGGCGGGCCGGGGGCTCGCTGGTGGTGCGCTATCTGCTGCTGTTCGTGGTGCTGGCGCTGACCGTCGGGCCGTTCCTGTGGCAGTTGTCGACGTCCCTGAAGGGTCCCGGCGAGGATCTCTACCGCTTTCCGCCGAGCCTGCTGCCGCACCGTCCCACGCTCGGCAACTACGCCGCGGTGGCCCGGGTGATCCCGGTGTGGGACTTCGCGCTGAACTCCCTGCGGGTGGCCGTCGCCAATGTGCTGACCAACTGCGCGGGCGCGGCGCTGGCGGGCTATGCGCTGGCCCGGCTGCGGTTCCGTGGCCGCCGGGTCGCGTTGGTGGTGTTCGTCATGGCGATGCTGGTTCCGGTGGAGAGCATCATGATCGCCCAGTTCATGACGATGCGTCAGTTGAGGTTGAACGACACCCTGTTGGGGGTGGTGCTGCCCGGCTGTATCGGCGCGATGAACGTGCTGCTGATGCGGAACGCCTTCGCGGCGCTGCCGTACGAGGTCGAGGAGGCGGCGTTCGTGGACGGCGCCAATGCCTGGCAGCGGTTCGTGCGGGTCGCGTTGCCGTCGGTGCGGGGCACTCTGGCGGTGGTCGCGGTCTTCGCGTTCATGGGGGCCTGGGACGACTTCCTGTGGCCGCTGATCGTGCTGAGCGACCAGTCGAAGTTCACCCTGACCGTCGGCTTGAACTATCTGCACGGCACCTTCGCGAACGACCAGCGGCTGGTCGCGGCCGGTTCGGTGATCGCCGTCCTGCCGCTGATCGTGCTCTTCGCCGTACTGCAGCGTTACTTCTTCCGCGGCGTCGAGGAGGGCGCCGTCAAGGGCTGA
- a CDS encoding carbohydrate ABC transporter permease — MGRRNAAADDGARLAGRGRGVRGQLATSPWLFLAPGLLVVGGFSLYPFLSTVAHSFTDARTLTGGRFTGGANYREMLDDPMFWTGLRNSVLYVLGVVPPLVVLPLLLALLVRLRVPGIAFFRAAFYLPVVASVVVVGLIWVWLLDDRGLINALLAALGFGRVGFLGDSWLLLLSAMAVTVWKGLGYYMIVYLAALARVPRELHEACAVDGAGAVRRFLTVTVPAVRSTMVLVAALSAVNAFKVFSEVYLLAGPNGGPGGEDTTLVMLVQQAGTGLSGRVGYASALSVVVFVLTLGLMLLVLRAGRGEDR, encoded by the coding sequence ATGGGGAGGCGGAATGCCGCGGCGGATGACGGCGCACGGCTCGCCGGCCGGGGCCGGGGCGTCCGTGGGCAACTGGCCACCAGCCCCTGGCTGTTCCTCGCACCCGGCCTGCTGGTCGTCGGCGGATTCAGCCTCTATCCGTTTCTGAGCACGGTGGCGCATTCCTTCACCGATGCCCGGACGTTGACGGGCGGTCGGTTCACCGGTGGCGCCAACTACCGGGAGATGCTGGACGATCCGATGTTCTGGACGGGGCTGCGCAACAGCGTCCTCTACGTCCTGGGTGTGGTGCCGCCGCTGGTGGTGCTGCCGCTGCTGCTGGCCCTGCTCGTGAGGCTCCGCGTCCCCGGGATCGCGTTCTTCCGGGCCGCGTTCTATCTGCCTGTGGTGGCCTCGGTGGTGGTGGTCGGGTTGATCTGGGTGTGGTTGCTGGACGACCGGGGGCTGATCAACGCGCTGTTGGCGGCGTTGGGGTTCGGCCGGGTCGGCTTTCTCGGTGACTCCTGGCTGCTGCTGCTCAGCGCGATGGCGGTGACGGTCTGGAAGGGCCTCGGCTACTACATGATCGTTTATCTGGCGGCGCTGGCGCGGGTGCCGCGGGAGCTGCACGAGGCGTGCGCGGTGGACGGGGCCGGTGCGGTGCGGCGCTTCCTGACCGTCACGGTGCCCGCGGTGCGGTCCACGATGGTGCTGGTGGCCGCGCTGTCCGCGGTCAACGCCTTCAAGGTGTTCTCCGAGGTGTATCTGCTGGCCGGGCCGAACGGTGGGCCCGGCGGGGAGGACACCACGCTGGTGATGCTCGTCCAGCAGGCCGGTACGGGGCTCAGCGGGCGGGTCGGCTATGCCTCGGCGCTGTCGGTGGTGGTCTTCGTGCTCACGCTCGGGCTGATGCTGCTGGTGCTGCGCGCCGGCCGCGGGGAGGACCGGTGA
- a CDS encoding sugar ABC transporter substrate-binding protein, whose product MRRHSRRTAALAAALAASALSLSACGAPGGGGDSGSASGKVTGQITFQTWNLRARFQRYFDGVVAEFEKKYPGTKVKWIDQPAEGYAQKLSADAAAGTLPDVVNVSPDLAFPLAKAGLALDIGKAAGQYRGEYLDGAWQSQRMPGLPGVYAFPWYLNTGPMFYNKDLFRKAGLDPEKPPATYDRLFADALTMARNSDRKIAMLAGTPSIEDFGRYGVRLMNARNTEFTFNEPKGVELLMHYRQLYAAGALDSQALTAEAESAGRKFEQQSVAMNPGSALDLANFRRDAPGLYKNIGITGAVNNTGRANMYVQGLMVNAQSPVKPAAVAFAHFVTDRRHQMAFARQVTVFPSTKGSLDDPYFTKEDGTDATRVRVAAAKSLKTAVNYTPVLLSDQMKTVLRNAVARALQGKQSPKEALDSAVAECNRLLTAG is encoded by the coding sequence ATGCGTCGTCATTCCCGTCGGACGGCCGCGCTCGCCGCGGCCCTCGCCGCCTCCGCTCTTTCGCTGTCCGCGTGCGGCGCTCCGGGCGGCGGCGGGGATTCGGGCAGTGCCTCGGGGAAGGTGACGGGGCAGATCACCTTTCAGACGTGGAATCTTCGGGCGCGTTTCCAGCGGTACTTCGACGGGGTCGTCGCGGAGTTCGAGAAGAAGTACCCGGGCACGAAGGTGAAGTGGATCGACCAGCCCGCCGAGGGATACGCACAGAAGCTGAGTGCGGACGCGGCCGCCGGCACGCTGCCTGATGTGGTGAACGTGTCGCCCGATCTCGCGTTTCCGTTGGCGAAGGCCGGGCTGGCACTCGATATCGGCAAGGCCGCGGGTCAGTACCGGGGCGAGTATCTGGACGGGGCGTGGCAGAGCCAGCGGATGCCGGGGCTGCCGGGCGTCTACGCCTTCCCCTGGTATCTCAACACCGGCCCGATGTTCTACAACAAGGACCTCTTCCGCAAGGCCGGTCTGGATCCGGAGAAACCGCCGGCCACCTACGACCGGCTGTTCGCGGACGCGTTGACGATGGCGCGGAACAGCGACCGGAAGATCGCGATGCTGGCCGGCACGCCGTCGATCGAGGACTTCGGCCGCTACGGTGTGCGGCTGATGAACGCCCGGAACACGGAGTTCACGTTCAACGAGCCCAAGGGCGTGGAACTGCTCATGCACTACCGGCAGTTGTACGCCGCCGGGGCGCTGGACTCCCAGGCGCTGACGGCCGAGGCCGAGTCGGCGGGGCGCAAGTTCGAGCAGCAGTCGGTGGCGATGAATCCGGGCAGCGCGCTCGATCTGGCGAACTTCCGGCGGGACGCGCCGGGCCTCTACAAGAACATCGGGATCACCGGCGCGGTCAACAACACCGGTAGGGCCAACATGTACGTCCAGGGCCTGATGGTGAACGCGCAGAGCCCGGTGAAGCCGGCGGCGGTGGCGTTCGCGCACTTCGTGACGGACCGGCGGCACCAGATGGCGTTCGCCCGCCAGGTCACGGTCTTTCCGAGCACAAAGGGTTCACTGGACGATCCGTACTTCACCAAGGAGGACGGGACGGACGCGACCCGGGTGCGGGTGGCGGCGGCGAAGTCGCTGAAGACCGCGGTGAATTACACCCCGGTGCTGCTCAGCGACCAGATGAAGACGGTCCTGCGGAACGCGGTGGCCCGGGCCCTCCAGGGAAAGCAGTCGCCGAAGGAGGCGCTGGATTCCGCGGTGGCGGAGTGCAACCGTCTGCTGACGGCCGGCTGA
- a CDS encoding LacI family DNA-binding transcriptional regulator, producing MTAPGEAARRGPARRPTIKDIARRAGVSESAVSFALNDRPGVSDGTRARIRRVADELGWQANSAARALSGERAGCLGLVLARPARTLGVESFFLQLVSGIQEVLSARHTALLFQVVEDLDTECVLYRRWWAERRVDGVLVVDPRTDDPRPALLAALGLPAVIVGGPTGPTHDASTAPLLSTVWADDAKAMARILDHLHALGHRRIVHVAGLPGLAHTTRRIHSLRTEAARRGLDARQVRSVTTDYSDAEGAAATRRLLDATTPPTALVYDNDVMAVAGASVAAGRGIPVPGRLSVVAWDDSPLCRVAHPPLTALVRDTAGFGRLAAGELLALLDGGPPRTVEGELPHLEPRESTGPPPRNN from the coding sequence ATGACAGCGCCCGGTGAGGCCGCCCGCCGCGGACCGGCGCGCCGCCCGACCATCAAGGACATCGCCCGGCGGGCCGGGGTCTCCGAGAGCGCCGTCTCCTTCGCCCTCAACGACCGCCCGGGTGTCTCCGACGGCACCCGCGCCCGGATCCGCCGGGTCGCCGACGAACTGGGCTGGCAGGCCAACAGCGCCGCCCGCGCCCTCTCCGGCGAACGCGCCGGCTGCCTGGGGCTGGTGCTGGCCCGCCCCGCCCGCACCCTGGGCGTGGAGTCCTTCTTCCTCCAACTCGTCTCCGGCATCCAGGAAGTGCTCTCCGCCCGACACACCGCCCTGCTCTTCCAGGTCGTCGAGGACCTCGACACCGAGTGCGTGCTCTACCGCCGCTGGTGGGCCGAACGCCGAGTGGACGGCGTCCTCGTCGTCGACCCCCGCACCGACGACCCCCGTCCCGCCCTCCTCGCCGCCCTCGGCCTCCCCGCCGTCATCGTCGGCGGCCCCACCGGCCCCACTCACGACGCCTCGACCGCCCCGCTGCTCTCCACCGTCTGGGCCGACGACGCCAAGGCCATGGCCCGGATCCTGGACCATCTGCACGCCCTCGGCCACCGCCGCATCGTGCACGTCGCCGGCCTGCCCGGCCTCGCCCACACCACCCGCCGCATCCACTCCCTGCGCACCGAGGCCGCCCGGCGCGGCCTGGACGCCCGGCAGGTCCGCTCGGTCACCACCGACTACTCCGACGCCGAGGGCGCCGCCGCCACCCGCCGCCTCCTCGACGCGACCACCCCGCCCACCGCGCTGGTCTACGACAACGACGTGATGGCGGTCGCCGGCGCCTCGGTGGCCGCCGGCCGCGGCATCCCCGTACCGGGCCGGCTCTCCGTCGTCGCCTGGGACGACTCCCCGCTCTGCCGCGTCGCCCATCCGCCGCTCACCGCGCTGGTCCGTGACACCGCGGGCTTCGGCCGGCTCGCCGCCGGCGAGCTCCTCGCCCTCCTCGACGGCGGCCCGCCCCGCACCGTCGAGGGCGAACTCCCCCATCTGGAACCCCGCGAGAGCACCGGCCCGCCACCGCGGAACAATTGA
- a CDS encoding alpha/beta hydrolase, which translates to MAHRPRRRRLTRTLLAALVTASVAVPVSGAARPAEVPAPAPAAPGPLRDTTPAALARRYATTRADIRAAERAADAHGDHRRAAALRTMAAPARHFLAFDGRDGGRSAETYGDLSRADRIAVLVPGSDTGLDTYHRLRAGAQALQERLQRQPGIHPAVIAWLGYPTPATIGPAALTTARADAAAPQLRQFIGQLKNARPAARITVLCHSYGSVVCGRAAAGLPADALVLYGSPGASAGSAADLHTRATVWAGRGAADWIRHVPHTRLPLPGTTLGFGTDPVSPRFGAHIFPAGDGGHSDYLKPGTRSLESLARITAGRSPDGGPDGAATAPHPAVEARRA; encoded by the coding sequence ATGGCGCACCGCCCGCGCAGAAGACGACTGACCCGCACCCTGCTCGCCGCGCTGGTCACCGCCTCGGTGGCCGTCCCGGTGTCCGGCGCGGCCCGGCCCGCCGAGGTCCCGGCGCCCGCCCCCGCCGCTCCCGGCCCGCTGAGGGACACCACCCCCGCCGCCCTCGCCCGCCGGTACGCCACCACCCGCGCCGACATCCGGGCGGCCGAGCGTGCCGCCGACGCCCACGGCGACCACCGGCGGGCCGCCGCCCTGCGCACCATGGCCGCCCCCGCCCGCCACTTCCTGGCCTTCGACGGCCGGGACGGCGGCCGCAGCGCCGAAACCTACGGCGACCTCTCCCGCGCCGACCGCATCGCCGTCCTGGTGCCCGGCTCGGACACCGGACTCGACACCTACCACCGCCTCCGCGCCGGCGCCCAGGCCCTCCAGGAGCGGCTCCAACGGCAACCCGGCATCCACCCCGCCGTCATCGCCTGGCTCGGCTACCCCACCCCGGCCACGATCGGCCCCGCCGCCCTCACCACCGCCCGCGCCGACGCCGCCGCGCCCCAACTCCGGCAATTCATAGGGCAGTTGAAGAACGCCCGGCCCGCCGCCCGGATCACCGTGCTCTGCCACTCCTACGGATCCGTGGTCTGCGGCCGGGCCGCCGCCGGCCTCCCCGCCGACGCCCTCGTCCTCTACGGCAGCCCCGGCGCCAGCGCCGGCTCCGCCGCGGACCTGCACACCCGGGCCACCGTCTGGGCCGGCCGCGGCGCGGCCGACTGGATCCGCCACGTACCGCACACCCGGCTCCCGCTCCCCGGCACCACCCTGGGATTCGGCACCGACCCGGTATCCCCGCGGTTCGGCGCCCACATCTTCCCGGCCGGCGACGGGGGCCACAGCGACTACCTCAAGCCCGGCACCCGGTCCCTGGAGAGCCTCGCCCGGATCACCGCCGGCCGCTCCCCGGACGGGGGCCCCGACGGTGCCGCCACCGCACCGCACCCCGCCGTGGAGGCCCGCCGTGCGTAA
- a CDS encoding acyltransferase — MRNTPRAAAAALVRRIEAATPPGRDRATDALRAFAILGVVLGHWLVTALITDSGTLHGASPLQRMPQLTPISWLFQTLAVFFLVAGEVAARSHAAARARGTAWSAWLRARLGRLFRPVAAVLVVWTIATVAMLAAGVGVDTVHTLDQLVLSPLWFLLVLAALTAATPLTARLHPAWPCAVVALVDLLRFGLGAPGRIGWLALPAGWLVPYCLGAARARGAAHRPTTGWALLLGGATATAALVLCAGYPASMVGVPGAAVSNLNPPTLAAVTFGLAQCGAALLLRGPLGRALRRPAAWAAVALLNLSAMTVYLWHQTAMMAVTTTAWFLAGPLPGLHTLPDSPSWLLARLAWLPAFAAVLLLCRAAFAAHEHRGPRARDRHGPAPDGTAPDVPEGHPARPAAMPRA, encoded by the coding sequence GTGCGTAACACCCCGCGCGCCGCCGCGGCCGCCCTCGTCCGCCGGATCGAGGCCGCCACCCCGCCCGGGCGGGACCGCGCCACCGACGCCCTGCGCGCCTTCGCCATCCTCGGCGTGGTCCTCGGCCACTGGCTGGTCACCGCCCTGATCACCGACAGCGGCACCCTGCACGGCGCCAGCCCGCTCCAGCGGATGCCCCAACTCACCCCGATATCCTGGCTGTTCCAGACCCTGGCGGTGTTCTTCCTGGTCGCCGGCGAGGTCGCCGCGCGCAGCCACGCCGCGGCCCGCGCCCGCGGCACCGCCTGGAGTGCCTGGCTGCGCGCCCGCCTCGGCCGGCTGTTCCGGCCGGTTGCCGCGGTCCTCGTGGTCTGGACGATCGCCACCGTCGCGATGCTGGCCGCCGGCGTCGGTGTGGACACCGTCCACACCCTGGACCAACTCGTGCTGTCACCCCTGTGGTTCCTGCTGGTGCTCGCCGCCCTCACCGCGGCCACCCCACTGACCGCCCGTCTCCATCCCGCCTGGCCGTGCGCCGTCGTCGCCCTCGTCGACCTCCTCCGCTTCGGCCTCGGCGCCCCCGGCCGGATCGGCTGGCTCGCCCTCCCCGCCGGCTGGCTCGTGCCGTACTGCCTCGGCGCGGCCCGGGCCCGCGGCGCCGCCCACCGCCCGACGACCGGCTGGGCACTGCTGCTCGGCGGCGCCACCGCCACCGCCGCTCTGGTCCTGTGCGCCGGCTACCCCGCGTCCATGGTCGGCGTCCCCGGCGCCGCCGTCTCCAACCTCAACCCGCCCACCCTGGCCGCCGTCACCTTCGGCCTCGCCCAGTGCGGCGCGGCACTGCTGCTGCGCGGCCCGCTCGGCCGGGCCCTGCGCCGCCCCGCCGCCTGGGCCGCGGTGGCCCTGCTGAACCTCTCCGCGATGACCGTCTACCTCTGGCACCAGACCGCGATGATGGCGGTCACCACCACCGCATGGTTCCTGGCCGGCCCACTGCCCGGACTGCACACCCTCCCCGACAGTCCCTCCTGGCTCCTCGCCCGCCTCGCCTGGCTGCCGGCCTTCGCCGCCGTGCTGCTGCTCTGCCGAGCCGCGTTCGCCGCCCACGAGCACCGGGGCCCGCGCGCCCGCGACCGGCACGGACCGGCACCGGACGGCACCGCCCCGGACGTCCCCGAAGGGCACCCTGCCCGCCCGGCGGCGATGCCCCGTGCCTAA